One Paenibacillus sp. FSL W8-0186 genomic window carries:
- a CDS encoding CAP domain-containing protein, which translates to MKNKHFKTLVTTSMATAVLAAGLVLPQGAKAEAASTPSVDCNQQFQQILSKWNWNGSLDDLKWVIPNWPTVGTEQPQKETPAVPAPSVPNQKPATPSAPVQKPTAPSTKPTTPSQKPSTGSDANAGNGTTTQPTAPTAPSKDNNANAGQSDASSFAAQVVDLVNQERAKAGLKPLTTQADLTKVAAAKAADMRQNGYFDHQSPTYGSPFDMMKQFGVSYSYAGENIAKGQRTPAEVMNAWMNSEGHRQNIMNPNFTAIGVAYDNGYWVQEFIGK; encoded by the coding sequence ATGAAGAATAAGCACTTTAAAACATTGGTAACCACAAGCATGGCTACGGCCGTACTCGCTGCAGGACTTGTTCTGCCGCAAGGAGCAAAAGCAGAAGCCGCTTCAACTCCTAGCGTAGATTGCAATCAACAATTTCAACAAATCTTGTCAAAATGGAACTGGAATGGCTCTTTGGACGATCTGAAATGGGTGATTCCTAATTGGCCAACTGTAGGAACAGAGCAGCCGCAGAAGGAAACACCAGCTGTACCAGCACCATCCGTGCCTAATCAAAAACCGGCCACGCCTTCCGCACCTGTTCAAAAACCAACAGCACCGAGCACAAAACCGACGACGCCAAGCCAGAAGCCTTCAACCGGTTCTGATGCTAATGCCGGCAATGGAACGACAACTCAACCTACCGCGCCAACAGCGCCTAGCAAGGACAACAATGCGAACGCTGGTCAATCGGACGCCTCTTCTTTTGCCGCACAAGTCGTTGATCTGGTCAACCAGGAACGCGCCAAAGCAGGCCTCAAGCCGCTGACGACGCAAGCCGATTTGACTAAAGTAGCTGCCGCAAAAGCAGCCGATATGCGTCAAAACGGATATTTTGACCACCAGTCGCCAACTTATGGTTCTCCGTTCGATATGATGAAGCAGTTTGGAGTTTCCTATAGTTATGCTGGTGAAAATATCGCCAAAGGCCAACGCACGCCTGCTGAAGTCATGAATGCCTGGATGAACAGCGAGGGCCATCGCCAAAATATTATGAACCCTAACTTTACGGCCATCGGCGTCGCTTATGACAACGGCTACTGGGTTCAAGAATTCATCGGAAAATAA
- a CDS encoding DgaE family pyridoxal phosphate-dependent ammonia lyase codes for MGNTLNAKYGLKRVINASGRMSILGVSAPSDTVMEAMKQGGQSYVEIADLVDKAGDYIARILGSEAAVIVNSASSGIALSVAAIVTQGNRRRSERLHQEINPKNEIIILKGHNVQYGAPVETMVYLGGGRLLEVGYANEGRAEHIEDAISDKTAAILYVKSHHAVQKNMISVEEAWDVAQRCGVPLIVDAAAEEDLQKYVKYSDLAIYSGSKAIEGPTSGIVAGKRTFIEWVKVQGHGIGRSMKVGKETSFGLLQALDEYMVKEDKSEQEKALLEALMPLNDIAGVQVSVVQDEAGRAIYRGRIQIDAQQTGITAKEVAERLQNGEIAIYTRDYGVRQGYFDIDPRPLLGDDITVIEAKIRELTGGR; via the coding sequence GTGGGGAATACATTAAATGCGAAGTACGGGCTTAAGCGGGTCATTAATGCCAGCGGACGGATGAGCATCCTGGGCGTATCCGCGCCGAGCGATACGGTCATGGAGGCGATGAAGCAGGGCGGGCAAAGCTATGTCGAGATCGCCGATCTGGTTGATAAAGCAGGGGATTATATCGCCCGGATTCTCGGGTCGGAAGCGGCGGTGATCGTTAACTCGGCATCCAGCGGGATTGCTCTCTCGGTAGCAGCTATAGTGACCCAAGGCAATCGCCGGCGCAGCGAGCGCCTGCATCAGGAGATCAATCCCAAGAATGAGATCATCATTTTGAAAGGACATAATGTACAGTACGGGGCTCCCGTAGAGACGATGGTGTATTTAGGCGGCGGCAGGCTGCTGGAGGTAGGCTATGCCAATGAAGGGCGGGCCGAGCATATCGAGGATGCGATTTCCGATAAGACCGCAGCTATTCTTTATGTCAAATCACATCATGCCGTGCAAAAAAATATGATTTCGGTGGAAGAAGCCTGGGACGTTGCTCAGCGCTGCGGAGTTCCGCTTATCGTGGATGCGGCAGCAGAGGAGGATCTTCAGAAATATGTGAAGTATTCCGATCTAGCGATTTACAGCGGCTCCAAAGCTATTGAGGGCCCAACGTCAGGCATCGTTGCTGGAAAAAGAACCTTCATCGAGTGGGTCAAAGTTCAAGGGCATGGGATTGGCCGCAGCATGAAAGTAGGCAAGGAGACGTCTTTCGGATTGCTGCAGGCTCTGGATGAATACATGGTGAAGGAAGATAAGAGCGAGCAGGAAAAGGCGCTGCTGGAAGCATTAATGCCATTAAATGATATCGCCGGGGTTCAGGTGTCGGTTGTGCAGGATGAGGCGGGGCGGGCGATTTACCGCGGCCGCATTCAGATCGATGCTCAGCAGACAGGCATTACCGCCAAAGAAGTCGCGGAACGGCTGCAGAACGGCGAGATTGCTATATATACACGGGACTACGGTGTTCGCCAAGGATATTTCGATATCGACCCTCGGCCGCTGCTTGGAGATGACATTACCGTTATCGAGGCTAAAATACGTGAATTAACAGGGGGGCGTTAA
- a CDS encoding amidohydrolase/deacetylase family metallohydrolase gives MEWVIVLTDRIAARGRAQPSRDRFVLREVKRVNGEKIDIVIEDGKIAEITAAGKGSGQPLNNISGTYVSSGWIDMHVHAFPELDPYGDEIDEIGVKQGVTTIVDAGSCGADRIADLIADSKRAKTKMYAFLNISRIGLSRIDELSRLKWIDKEQAKLAILAYEEFIVGLKARISRSVVGDSGLKPLRLARELSGDTGLPLMVHIGSGPPDIQEVIPLLQRKDIITHYLHGKTNNLFDAEGHPLRVLTDALARGVHLDVGHGTASFSFRMAEAAKRHGVGLHTISTDIYRGNRLNGPVYSMANVLTKFLSLGYSLGETIDAVTSRAADWLGKPELGRIQVGDAANLTLFTLDDERVELVDSEGERRVANRLIKAKGVVTGGEYIKCEVRA, from the coding sequence ATGGAATGGGTGATAGTTTTGACCGATCGAATAGCTGCTCGCGGTAGAGCACAACCTTCAAGAGATAGATTCGTGCTTCGCGAGGTAAAAAGGGTGAACGGCGAGAAAATCGACATTGTTATCGAGGATGGCAAAATCGCCGAAATTACCGCCGCCGGAAAAGGAAGCGGGCAGCCGCTGAATAACATCTCGGGCACATACGTGTCGAGCGGTTGGATCGATATGCATGTCCATGCCTTTCCCGAACTTGATCCCTATGGGGATGAAATCGATGAGATCGGCGTAAAGCAGGGAGTGACAACAATTGTCGATGCCGGCAGCTGCGGCGCGGATCGGATTGCCGACCTGATCGCCGACAGCAAGCGGGCCAAGACGAAGATGTATGCTTTTTTGAACATTTCCCGGATCGGGCTGTCTAGAATTGACGAATTGTCCCGGCTGAAGTGGATTGATAAGGAGCAGGCCAAGCTGGCAATCTTGGCATACGAAGAATTCATTGTCGGACTCAAAGCGCGGATCAGCAGGAGCGTGGTCGGTGATAGCGGCCTGAAGCCGCTTCGCCTCGCCCGGGAACTATCCGGCGACACGGGACTGCCGCTTATGGTGCATATCGGTTCAGGACCTCCGGATATTCAAGAGGTAATTCCTCTTTTGCAGCGAAAAGATATCATTACGCACTATCTTCATGGGAAGACGAACAATTTATTTGATGCGGAAGGCCATCCGCTGCGAGTATTGACCGATGCGTTAGCGAGGGGCGTTCATTTGGATGTTGGCCATGGGACGGCAAGCTTTTCCTTTCGAATGGCTGAAGCGGCCAAGCGGCACGGTGTTGGGCTGCATACGATCAGCACTGACATTTACCGGGGCAACCGGTTGAACGGTCCGGTCTACAGCATGGCTAACGTGCTGACCAAGTTTCTCAGCTTGGGTTACTCGCTGGGAGAGACAATCGATGCGGTTACAAGCCGTGCTGCTGACTGGCTGGGCAAGCCGGAGCTGGGCCGGATTCAGGTAGGAGATGCCGCCAACTTGACGTTGTTTACATTAGATGACGAACGGGTGGAGCTGGTAGATTCCGAAGGAGAGCGAAGAGTGGCGAACCGACTTATTAAAGCAAAAGGAGTGGTTACAGGTGGGGAATACATTAAATGCGAAGTACGGGCTTAA